A segment of the Catenuloplanes nepalensis genome:
GATCCAGGTGGTACGGCGCCGCGAACACCGGACCCGGCAGGAACGGCTCGCCCGGCACCGGCTCGGGCAGGCCCGCGTGCACCACCCGGGTGCCGTCACCTTCAGTACTCATACCGCCCATGATCCGCCTAGCGGACCTCGTGCTGCAGCTCGCGGTTCATCAGTGCGAGCATCGCCACCTTCGGCGAGACCCCCTCGTGACAGATCCGCTCCACCTGCTCGGTGATCGGCATGTCCACGCCGTGCTTGCGGGCCAGGTCGCGGATGCCCAGGCAGCTCTTCACGCCCTCGGCGGTCTGCCGGGTCGAGGCCTGTGCCTCCTCCAGCGTCTCGCCGCGGCCCAGGTGCTCACCGAACCTGCGGTTCCGGGAGAACGGCGACGAGCAGGTGGCGACCAGGTCGCCGAGGCCGGCCAGGCCCGCGAACGTCAGCGGGTCCGCGCCGAGCGCCACGCCGAGCCGCAGCGTCTCGGCCAGGCCGCGGGTGATCAGCGTCGCCTTCGTGTTGTCACCGAGGCCCATCGCGGTGGCCACGCCGTAGGCGAGCGCGATCACGTTCTTCACCGCGCCGCCCAGCTCGCAGCCGATCACGTCGGTGTTCGTGTACGGCCGCAGGTAGGGCGCGGTGACCGCCTTCTGCACCGCCTTCGCCCGGTCCAGGTCGGTGCAGGCCACGACGGTGGCGGCGGGCTGCTCCAGCATGATCTCCGGCGCCAGGTTAGGCCCGGTGACCACGACCACGCGCTCCGCGGCCACGCCGGAGGCCTCCACGATGACCTCGCTCATCCGCTTCGTGGTGCTCAGCTCGATGCCCTTCATCAGGGACACCAGCGACGCGTCCGGCCCGAGGTGCCGCACCCAGTCCGCGAGGTTGCCGCGCAGCGTCTGCGACGGCACCGCGAGCACCACCACGTCCGCGCCGGCGATCGCCTCCCCCGCCCGCGCGGTGGCGGTGATCCGGTCCGGCAGCCGCGTCTCCGGGAAGTAGTCCGGGTTGATCCGCCGGTCCCTGATCGAGGCGGCCACCTCCTCCCGGCGCGCCCACATCGTCACGTCCGTACCGGCGTCCGCCAGCACTTTCGCGAACGCGGTCCCCCAGGAACCGGCGCCCAGCACGGCTGCCCGCATCAGGCCTTTCCCTCCCGCTCGCCCGCGCTCGGCGCGGGCTCGCTCGCCGCCCCGGCCCGGCCGCGGTGCGGCCCGGCCGAGAACTGCCACAGCGACGGCGGGGTGCCGCCGCGAGTCCCCGCCAGCAGGTCGCGGATCTCCAGCATGATCGTGTCGGTGCCTGCACCACCGGCCTGATGCGAAATCATGCCTGTCCGGACCCCGTCAGACCAGGGCGGGGCGCGTGCGCCGCGCCCGCGCGCCGGCATCTCGGCGGTCCGTGTTCCGCGGCACCCGGCCACGGGTCGATGCCGGCCGGGCCGGACTGGCACGATGAATCGGTGCAGAGGTGGTCCGTGGTCATCCCGGTCAAGCCGGTGTCGGTGGGCAAGAGCCGGCTGCGCGGCGCGGTCCCGGCGGCGGCGCACGAGCGGCTGGCGCTGGCGCTCGCCCGGGACACCGTGACCGCGGTGCTGGCCTGCCCGGAGGTGGACGACGTGCTCGTGGTCACGGACGATCCGGTGGTGGCCGGCGTGGTGACCACGCTCGGCGGCCGGGTGGCGCCGGACACACCGGCGGCCGGCCTCAACCCCGCCATCCGGTTCGGGGAGAGCGGCCTCTCCGCCCGGTCGTGGCGCGCCGCGCTCACCGCGGACCTGCCCGCGCTGCGTCCGGAGGAACTGTCCGCGGCGCTGCGCGCGGCCACGGAACCGCCCGCCCGGCGCCGGTTCGCCGCGGACGCGCCCGGCGTCGGCACCGTGCTGCTCACCGCGCCGCCCGGCGTGCCGCTGGACCCGCGTTTCGGTGGTCCGTCCGCGGCCGCGCACGCCGCGTCCGGCGCGGTGGCGCTGGGCGGCGACTGGCCGAGCCTGCGCCGCGACGTGGACACCGGAGCCGATCTGGACGCGGCGCATCGGCTCGGCGTCGGGACGCACACCAGCGCGCTTGTCCCGGCGCCGTGCGGTCCGAGATCGACTCCCTGCTGAAGCGCTCCCGGCCGGCCGCCGCCGAGCGGACCGAAGCCCGTTGCGACGCGGAGCCGGCTGAAGTCCGAACCCGCTACCTCGTACCCCCGCTGGGGTTAGGGTTTGGTCCATGCAGGGGACCGTTGCGCGTTTCGACGAGGAGACCCATCACGGCACGGTGCTGCTGGACGACGGGAGCGAGGTGGCCTTCGGCGCGGACGCCTTCGCCGCGTCGGGGCTGCGGCTGCTGCGGCTCGGCCAGCGGATGACCATCGGTCGCGACGATCGGGGCGAGGTAATCTCGATCACCTTTCCCGGCCTGATCTGACCCAACCGAGGCGGAATTCACGTTTCAGTAACTTTTTTCGGGTGATGATGATTCGGTGAACACCGCGCCAGCCACCGTCCGCCGCCGAGGCCCGGACGGGAGATTCATTCGCGCCGATGTTCCTGCTGCTAGGGTCGAGGTTCCGCCGAGCGAGGATCACGTCCACGTACGCGCGGAGCGCGTCCAGGACACACCGCGCGCGGGCTGCGACCACTCCGCCGATGAAGCCGGATCGCCCGAGATGACCGACGCAGAGGTGGCCGACATGACCCAGGACCAGATGTCCGACACCGCGACCGAGATCTCATCGGTCGAGGAGATGCCGATAGAGGACCTGCTCGGCGCGGACCCGGAGACTGACGAGTCGCTGCCCGAGGACCGCTTCCTCAACCGTGAGCTGTCCTGGCTGGACTTCAACGCCCGGGTGCTGGCGCTGGCCGAGGACCCGGACACCCGCCTGCTGGAACGTGCCAAGTTCCTGGCCATCTTCGCCAGCAACCTGGACGAGTTCTACATGGTGCGGATCGCCGGGCTGATGCGGCGCATACAGGCCGGCATCCCGGTCCGCGGCGGCGACCAGCTGCCGCTGCGCACCCAGCTGCGGATGATCCTGGACAAGACGGCCGGCCTGGTCGCCCGGCACGCGGCCTGTTTCAGCGACGAGGTCCAGCCGAAGATGGCGGCCGAGGGCATCCACCTGGTGCACTGGGCCGACCTGGACGACTCCGAGCGCGAGGAGCTCCACACGTACTTCCGGGAGCACATCTTCCCGGTGCTGACGCCGCTGGCCGTGGACCACGCGCACCCGTTCCCGTACATCTCCTCGCGCTCGCTGAACCTCGCGGTCTCGGTGCGCTCACCGGAGAGCTCGCAGGAGCTGTTCGCCCGGATCAAGGTGCC
Coding sequences within it:
- a CDS encoding NAD(P)H-dependent glycerol-3-phosphate dehydrogenase, yielding MRAAVLGAGSWGTAFAKVLADAGTDVTMWARREEVAASIRDRRINPDYFPETRLPDRITATARAGEAIAGADVVVLAVPSQTLRGNLADWVRHLGPDASLVSLMKGIELSTTKRMSEVIVEASGVAAERVVVVTGPNLAPEIMLEQPAATVVACTDLDRAKAVQKAVTAPYLRPYTNTDVIGCELGGAVKNVIALAYGVATAMGLGDNTKATLITRGLAETLRLGVALGADPLTFAGLAGLGDLVATCSSPFSRNRRFGEHLGRGETLEEAQASTRQTAEGVKSCLGIRDLARKHGVDMPITEQVERICHEGVSPKVAMLALMNRELQHEVR
- the cofC gene encoding 2-phospho-L-lactate guanylyltransferase, with protein sequence MQRWSVVIPVKPVSVGKSRLRGAVPAAAHERLALALARDTVTAVLACPEVDDVLVVTDDPVVAGVVTTLGGRVAPDTPAAGLNPAIRFGESGLSARSWRAALTADLPALRPEELSAALRAATEPPARRRFAADAPGVGTVLLTAPPGVPLDPRFGGPSAAAHAASGAVALGGDWPSLRRDVDTGADLDAAHRLGVGTHTSALVPAPCGPRSTPC
- a CDS encoding cold-shock protein, which codes for MQGTVARFDEETHHGTVLLDDGSEVAFGADAFAASGLRLLRLGQRMTIGRDDRGEVISITFPGLI